The Streptomyces avermitilis MA-4680 = NBRC 14893 genome contains a region encoding:
- a CDS encoding DUF1918 domain-containing protein produces MHATEGDQLVQHGRVVGQHDKIAEIVEVMGAEGTPPYRVRFQDGHEAVCSPGPDSEIRHPKPLGSL; encoded by the coding sequence ATGCATGCGACTGAGGGCGACCAGCTCGTGCAGCACGGCAGGGTCGTCGGGCAGCACGACAAGATCGCAGAGATCGTCGAAGTAATGGGCGCCGAGGGCACTCCCCCGTACCGCGTCCGCTTCCAGGACGGGCACGAGGCAGTGTGTTCACCGGGCCCGGACTCCGAAATCCGTCACCCCAAGCCCCTCGGGTCGCTCTAG